The following proteins are encoded in a genomic region of Microcoleus sp. FACHB-68:
- a CDS encoding C39 family peptidase — protein MNIQETLSLKILQDTFFKILPADSATLTDRQKIKLTAGQTFKINRSEGISGHLKVELNGEVSPIGKIGYFYAPHVQIIKSSPAFSGSQADASAVPPGLSLLTITQKTKLKRKPEDSSQLSAAELIELPQGQTFYITGYACVERHFRVSFTQEIPNFGNSGYLYYEHVQIKKDGRDVQFDANAVIITILETTIFKKQPAEAVNLRPDEQITVPAGMIFGVAGYTLESGHLKVSLTENLPGFGNTGYFYPDFVQLSRGGKLFNASPALTYQGPSEVLVNQSTTLNGSFDPQQVANVALVAEDKYPLEVTLNRSSGSWQVKLDRGFKDAGARWLRLKGTDTKGQVVSSQIVHLTVSANAGTVGQSLTLKILKDTFFKTTSGESANLNSQQKILVNAGQTFTVSKYGYLDGHLKVTLSSPLMPVGNFGYFYEKHVQLSKGSQVFKFEIEDVTSTPLSAQMLVTETTVIKAKPVDSSSLLQNQKADLLLGQILGITGYACIEGHFRVTLTQSIPGFGNVGYVYWRHVQIKRDGKVVPFDPDALTITVGQTTILKKKLAESSRLSASEKIDLALGRVYGISSYSLEDAGHIKVALTEELPQFGNTGYLYTGHIKMQRGSRTFDPYPSQVELNVPYFSQRDNPRFYWSTCNVTSIAMPLYYYGVRSSSGGQLEDELLEWCFNRYGEGSHMEHSVLSQLIRAYGFKTSFSTTRTWSEIKIELINRRPVVLAGDFTATGHILCVIGYNSSGLIVNDPWGDALTGYADTEGRKLLYPYGYLNQVAGPDGKIWAHCISR, from the coding sequence ATGAACATTCAAGAAACCCTTAGCTTAAAGATTCTCCAAGACACTTTTTTTAAAATTTTGCCCGCAGACTCGGCAACTTTGACGGATCGGCAAAAAATTAAATTAACTGCCGGTCAAACCTTTAAAATTAACCGTTCTGAGGGGATAAGCGGTCATCTGAAAGTCGAATTGAATGGAGAAGTTTCCCCGATTGGGAAAATAGGTTATTTTTACGCGCCCCACGTCCAAATCATTAAATCATCACCGGCTTTTAGTGGTAGCCAAGCTGATGCTTCGGCAGTGCCTCCAGGCTTATCCTTGCTAACGATTACGCAAAAAACAAAACTGAAAAGAAAACCGGAAGATTCATCTCAGCTTTCCGCCGCAGAACTCATCGAACTACCTCAAGGACAGACTTTTTACATCACCGGATATGCCTGTGTTGAACGTCATTTTCGCGTAAGCTTTACTCAAGAAATTCCGAATTTTGGAAACAGCGGCTATCTTTATTACGAACACGTTCAAATTAAAAAAGATGGCCGGGATGTGCAGTTTGATGCCAATGCTGTAATTATTACAATTCTTGAAACAACGATTTTTAAGAAGCAACCCGCTGAGGCGGTTAATCTCAGACCCGATGAACAAATTACGGTGCCGGCAGGGATGATTTTTGGTGTGGCCGGCTACACGCTGGAATCGGGACATTTAAAAGTTTCACTCACAGAAAACTTACCGGGATTTGGCAACACCGGCTATTTTTATCCCGATTTTGTTCAACTTAGCCGAGGCGGCAAATTATTTAACGCTTCGCCGGCTTTAACTTATCAAGGGCCATCTGAAGTTTTAGTGAACCAAAGCACCACTCTCAACGGTTCATTTGACCCGCAGCAAGTGGCAAATGTGGCGCTAGTGGCGGAAGATAAATATCCCCTAGAAGTCACCCTCAACCGCTCATCTGGTAGCTGGCAAGTCAAGCTAGATCGCGGGTTTAAAGATGCCGGTGCGCGGTGGTTGCGCCTGAAGGGAACTGACACAAAAGGTCAGGTTGTTAGTAGCCAGATTGTGCATCTTACCGTTAGTGCAAATGCCGGCACGGTTGGTCAATCTTTGACGTTAAAAATACTCAAAGATACGTTTTTTAAAACCACGTCTGGAGAGTCTGCAAATCTCAATTCTCAGCAAAAAATTCTCGTGAATGCCGGCCAAACCTTTACCGTCAGCAAATACGGATATTTAGACGGACACTTGAAAGTCACCCTCAGTTCGCCCCTAATGCCGGTGGGAAATTTTGGCTACTTTTATGAAAAGCACGTCCAGCTCAGCAAAGGCAGCCAAGTCTTCAAATTTGAAATTGAAGATGTCACGAGCACTCCCCTAAGTGCCCAGATGTTGGTAACAGAAACAACTGTTATCAAAGCCAAGCCGGTTGATTCATCTTCTCTGCTTCAAAATCAAAAAGCAGATTTACTTTTAGGACAAATTCTCGGCATCACCGGCTATGCCTGCATTGAAGGACATTTTCGCGTAACACTAACCCAAAGTATTCCAGGTTTCGGCAATGTTGGTTACGTCTATTGGCGTCACGTTCAAATTAAACGAGACGGCAAAGTTGTACCTTTTGATCCAGATGCCTTAACGATTACAGTTGGGCAAACAACTATCTTGAAAAAGAAGTTGGCGGAAAGCAGCCGGTTAAGCGCTAGCGAAAAAATTGACCTGGCTTTAGGAAGAGTTTACGGAATCAGCAGCTACAGTTTAGAAGATGCCGGTCATATTAAAGTCGCTTTAACCGAAGAATTGCCTCAATTTGGTAATACGGGTTATCTTTATACCGGCCACATTAAAATGCAGCGGGGAAGCCGCACTTTCGATCCTTACCCCAGCCAAGTAGAACTGAATGTGCCGTATTTTTCCCAGCGCGATAATCCTCGCTTCTACTGGTCAACTTGCAATGTCACCTCAATTGCAATGCCACTTTATTATTATGGCGTGCGGAGTAGTAGCGGAGGGCAGTTAGAAGACGAATTGCTGGAGTGGTGTTTCAACCGATACGGGGAAGGGAGTCACATGGAACACTCCGTACTTTCCCAATTAATTCGTGCCTATGGGTTCAAAACCAGTTTTAGCACCACACGCACTTGGTCAGAAATTAAAATTGAACTGATTAACCGGCGTCCTGTGGTACTTGCCGGCGACTTTACCGCTACCGGCCACATTCTGTGTGTCATCGGTTATAACTCCAGCGGTCTCATCGTCAACGATCCTTGGGGAGACGCCCTCACCGGCTACGCGGATACCGAAGGCCGAAAATTATTGTATCCCTATGGCTATCTCAATCAAGTTGCCGGTCCCGATGGGAAGATTTGGGCACACTGTATCTCCCGGTAA
- a CDS encoding methylenetetrahydrofolate reductase produces the protein MIEQPNSPASSLPGSIQTRHRFREAARAGEFLITAEVTPPKGGNPVHMVEMAKILKDRVHAINITDGSRAVMRMSSLASSVILLQHGIEPICQMACRDRNRIGIQADLMGAYALGIRNVLALTGDPVKAGDHPDCKGVFDLEAVRLLRLIDKLNQGFDWNDKPLTDGATDLFVGAAVDPQLASWSGLQSRFERKLEAGAQFFQSQLVCDFDRLEKFMTQIAAGANKPILAGIFLLKSAKNAEFINKNVPGVQIPQHIIDRLAKASDPLQEGVAIAAEQVMMAKQLCQGVHMMAVKREDLIPEILDKAGIEAIL, from the coding sequence ATGATAGAGCAGCCCAATTCACCCGCTAGCAGCCTCCCTGGATCAATACAGACTCGCCATCGCTTTCGTGAGGCGGCGAGAGCCGGCGAATTTTTAATCACGGCTGAGGTAACGCCACCTAAGGGGGGAAACCCAGTCCACATGGTTGAAATGGCTAAAATCCTCAAGGATCGTGTCCATGCAATTAATATTACAGATGGCAGTCGGGCAGTGATGCGGATGTCATCTCTCGCGTCGTCGGTGATTTTATTGCAACACGGAATTGAACCGATTTGCCAGATGGCTTGTCGAGATCGTAACCGAATTGGCATCCAAGCCGATTTAATGGGCGCGTATGCCCTGGGTATTCGCAATGTTTTAGCATTAACCGGCGATCCGGTAAAAGCCGGCGATCATCCAGATTGTAAAGGCGTATTTGATTTAGAAGCAGTGCGATTGTTGCGGCTAATTGATAAACTCAATCAAGGGTTTGATTGGAATGATAAACCTTTAACCGATGGAGCAACAGATTTATTTGTTGGCGCAGCCGTCGATCCACAATTAGCGAGTTGGTCAGGTTTGCAGAGCCGGTTTGAGCGTAAGCTGGAAGCAGGGGCGCAGTTTTTCCAAAGCCAGTTAGTTTGCGATTTTGACCGGCTTGAGAAATTCATGACTCAAATCGCTGCCGGCGCAAATAAACCGATTCTCGCCGGAATTTTTCTGCTTAAATCTGCAAAAAATGCTGAATTTATTAATAAAAATGTGCCGGGAGTTCAAATTCCCCAACATATTATTGATCGCCTAGCCAAAGCTTCCGATCCTCTGCAAGAAGGCGTTGCAATTGCCGCCGAACAGGTAATGATGGCAAAACAACTTTGTCAAGGCGTTCACATGATGGCAGTCAAACGCGAAGACTTAATCCCTGAAATATTAGACAAGGCGGGAATTGAGGCAATTCTGTAA
- a CDS encoding ABC transporter ATP-binding protein: protein MAPAVLIEKLQKRYGSVEAVKDVSFQIEPGEIFGLLGPNGAGKTTTIRCLCTLATPDAGRVEVSGISVTDDPRAARRLLGYVAQEVALDKVLTGRELLQLQAALYHIPGNLSKDRINTAIQLLGLEEWADKQTGKYSGGLRRRLDLAAGLLHKPAVLVLDEPTVGLDIESRMAIWSFLRQLRDSGTTVLITSHYLEEIDALADRVAIIDKGVVIATGTPSQLKDKVGGDRVTLRIREFSPLEEAEKASEMLRSLPFVQEVIINSAQGNSLNMVVAAQSDALLTIQQSLRDAGLPTFGIAQSRPSLDDVYLAATGKTLLDAELAAAGSRDPKAEKKQNMR, encoded by the coding sequence ATGGCTCCAGCCGTTTTAATCGAGAAGCTGCAAAAACGCTACGGCTCTGTAGAAGCTGTAAAAGACGTATCCTTTCAGATAGAACCTGGGGAAATTTTTGGTCTGCTTGGCCCAAATGGTGCCGGTAAAACCACAACCATCCGCTGTCTGTGCACCTTAGCCACCCCAGACGCAGGGCGCGTAGAAGTCTCTGGAATCTCCGTTACAGACGATCCAAGGGCAGCCCGCCGGCTGCTGGGCTACGTCGCGCAAGAAGTCGCCTTAGATAAGGTGCTGACGGGGCGAGAACTCCTACAACTGCAAGCAGCTTTATATCATATTCCTGGTAATTTGTCAAAAGATCGGATTAATACCGCGATTCAGTTGCTGGGTTTAGAAGAGTGGGCGGATAAACAAACCGGCAAATATTCTGGAGGATTGCGCCGGCGTCTCGATTTGGCAGCCGGCTTGCTGCATAAACCGGCAGTCCTCGTCTTAGATGAACCCACCGTCGGGCTTGATATCGAAAGCCGCATGGCAATTTGGTCATTTTTGCGCCAGCTGCGCGATAGCGGCACCACGGTACTGATTACCAGCCATTATCTCGAAGAAATTGACGCACTGGCTGACCGAGTCGCGATCATTGATAAAGGCGTAGTCATCGCCACCGGCACCCCATCGCAACTTAAAGACAAAGTCGGGGGAGATCGTGTCACCCTTCGCATTCGGGAGTTTTCCCCCTTGGAAGAAGCAGAAAAAGCCAGTGAGATGCTGCGATCTCTGCCTTTTGTGCAAGAAGTGATTATTAACAGCGCCCAAGGCAACTCGCTGAATATGGTGGTAGCCGCACAAAGTGACGCTTTGCTGACGATTCAGCAATCGCTACGGGATGCCGGTTTACCCACCTTTGGCATTGCACAATCACGTCCGAGTTTGGATGATGTGTATCTGGCAGCAACAGGTAAGACGCTGTTAGATGCGGAATTGGCGGCAGCCGGCAGTCGTGATCCGAAGGCGGAGAAAAAGCAGAATATGCGCTGA
- a CDS encoding ABC transporter permease: protein MSQTTTPLKPDVSWLTEKAGETSTSNNLFGEFVQETLALTRRLFIQLQRRPSTLIAGIIQPLMWLVLFGALFQNAPQGLFGESQNYGQFLGAGVIVFTAFAGALNAGLPVMFDREFGFLNRLLVAPLASRFSIVIASAIFIMTLSLIQTSVIVTAGAFLGSGLPGIAGLGAIGLIIFLLVLGVTGLSLGLAFALPGHVELIAVIFVTNLPLLFASTALAPLSFMPNWLQIVATLNPLSYAIEPIRYLYLHSDWALNSVVMQAPWGDVTFAGAFLVLLGFDAIALLIIQPLLRRTFA from the coding sequence ATGAGTCAGACAACTACTCCCCTCAAGCCGGATGTTAGCTGGTTAACTGAGAAAGCTGGAGAGACAAGCACTTCTAACAATTTGTTTGGCGAATTTGTGCAAGAAACCTTAGCACTGACGCGCCGTTTGTTTATTCAGTTGCAGCGGCGTCCTTCAACATTGATTGCCGGCATTATTCAACCTTTGATGTGGTTGGTTTTGTTTGGGGCGCTGTTTCAAAATGCTCCGCAAGGATTATTTGGAGAAAGTCAGAATTACGGACAATTTCTCGGTGCCGGCGTGATTGTTTTCACCGCCTTTGCCGGCGCACTCAATGCTGGCTTGCCGGTGATGTTTGACCGCGAATTTGGCTTTCTCAACCGGCTGCTCGTCGCCCCCTTAGCGTCCCGATTTTCGATTGTGATTGCTTCCGCAATTTTTATCATGACACTGAGCTTAATTCAAACCTCAGTGATTGTAACTGCCGGCGCATTTTTAGGATCTGGATTGCCCGGTATTGCAGGATTAGGCGCAATTGGTCTAATTATTTTTCTGCTGGTTTTAGGCGTCACCGGCTTAAGCTTAGGTTTAGCGTTTGCCCTACCGGGACACGTTGAACTGATTGCCGTGATTTTTGTTACCAACTTGCCTTTACTGTTTGCCAGTACCGCCCTTGCGCCGCTTTCCTTCATGCCGAACTGGCTACAAATTGTTGCAACCTTAAATCCTCTCAGCTATGCCATTGAACCGATTCGCTATCTTTACCTGCATAGCGACTGGGCACTTAACAGCGTAGTAATGCAGGCACCTTGGGGCGATGTCACCTTTGCCGGTGCTTTCTTAGTGCTTCTGGGTTTTGATGCAATCGCGTTACTGATAATTCAGCCACTACTCCGCAGAACCTTTGCGTGA
- the glgP gene encoding alpha-glucan family phosphorylase, whose product MQPIRTFNVSSSLPEQLEPLRKLAYNLHWDWNVETKDLFRRLDRDLWESSRHNPVLMLGTISQDRLQEVAEDEGFLAHMERAARQLDEYLTERNWYRKHRGHTEQKECYAYFSAEFGLAECLPIYSGGLGILAGDHLKSASDLGLPLVGVGLLYQEGYFSQYLNPDGWQQERYPINDFYNMPLHLERDANGEELRIAVDYPGRQVFARIWRVQVGTVPLYMLDTNIEPNNRYDHDITDQLYGGDIDMRMHQEIMLGIGGVRMLKALGLQPTAYHMNEGHAAFLALERIRDYMQEGLSYHEAQQVVAASNVFTTHTPVPAGFDLFTPDKIMHFVGHYANTFGLPAEEFLALGRENPRDAQAPFNMATLAIKMASFVNGVAKLHGLVSRVLFQNLWPSLPVNEVPVSSITNGVHARSCVAKFTQELYDRYLGPSWQATPADNSLWERVDTIPDDELWRNHERCRSELVVFVRERLQKYLRERGASPVEVAEAQEVLDPGVLTIGFARRFATYKRGTLFLRDIERIKRILLDLHAERFKGGVLVGQKKRMVQFVIAGKAHPKDTPGKEVIREIIHSIREQGLGRHIVFIPNYDINVARMMVSGCDVWLNTPRRPREASGTSGMKASMNGLLNLSILDGWWDEADYVRTGWPIGHGEVYDDPEYQDTVEANALYDLLEQEVVPLFYDRDEEGLPRRWVAKMKDAIRLNCPHFNTARMVGEYAMRAYFPASDRYRDMTADSYAAAKTLAGWKTNLFKHWSDIKIEDIDIAEPADLQVNQTIPVKVRLNLAGLTPDDLQVELYQGSVDANGEIVNGMPVVMNFQGKENSSLSVYTGNITYTSSGLQGVSLRVLPHHPHLSSPYEPRVVLWA is encoded by the coding sequence ATGCAGCCAATTCGTACCTTTAACGTTTCCTCGTCTCTACCAGAGCAACTTGAACCCCTCCGCAAGCTTGCTTACAACCTGCACTGGGATTGGAATGTTGAAACCAAAGACTTATTCCGACGCCTAGACCGCGATTTGTGGGAATCTAGCCGGCATAACCCGGTTTTAATGCTGGGCACGATTTCTCAAGATCGTCTACAGGAAGTGGCGGAAGATGAAGGCTTTCTGGCTCACATGGAACGAGCCGCCCGCCAGCTAGATGAGTACCTGACCGAGCGGAACTGGTATCGCAAACATCGGGGCCACACTGAGCAGAAGGAGTGCTACGCCTACTTCTCTGCTGAATTTGGCCTCGCTGAATGCCTGCCCATCTATTCCGGTGGTTTGGGCATACTCGCCGGCGACCACCTCAAGAGCGCTAGCGACTTGGGCTTACCGCTAGTGGGCGTGGGCCTGCTTTATCAAGAAGGCTATTTCAGTCAATATCTTAACCCCGATGGCTGGCAGCAGGAGCGTTACCCGATTAACGACTTCTATAATATGCCCTTGCACCTGGAACGAGACGCCAACGGGGAGGAACTACGGATTGCCGTAGACTACCCAGGCCGGCAGGTTTTCGCTCGCATCTGGCGGGTGCAGGTGGGTACGGTGCCGCTGTATATGCTCGACACCAATATCGAACCGAACAACCGCTACGATCACGACATCACCGACCAACTTTATGGCGGTGACATCGATATGCGGATGCACCAAGAAATCATGCTGGGGATCGGTGGGGTGCGGATGCTGAAGGCGCTGGGACTGCAACCCACGGCTTACCACATGAATGAGGGTCACGCAGCCTTTTTAGCCCTGGAACGCATCCGGGACTATATGCAGGAGGGTCTGAGCTATCACGAAGCCCAACAGGTGGTAGCCGCCAGCAATGTGTTTACCACCCACACGCCCGTACCGGCAGGCTTTGACTTGTTCACTCCTGACAAAATCATGCACTTTGTCGGCCACTACGCCAACACCTTTGGCCTGCCGGCAGAGGAATTTTTGGCACTAGGGCGCGAAAATCCGCGCGATGCACAAGCGCCGTTCAATATGGCAACCCTGGCGATTAAAATGGCAAGTTTTGTTAATGGGGTTGCCAAGCTGCACGGGCTAGTGTCGCGGGTGCTGTTCCAGAATTTGTGGCCAAGTTTGCCGGTCAATGAAGTGCCGGTGAGTTCAATTACAAATGGCGTTCATGCCCGCAGTTGTGTGGCTAAGTTCACTCAGGAGCTTTACGACCGATACTTAGGGCCATCTTGGCAGGCAACACCGGCAGACAATTCCCTGTGGGAACGGGTAGACACGATTCCCGATGATGAGTTATGGCGAAATCACGAGCGCTGCCGATCCGAGTTGGTGGTGTTTGTGCGTGAGCGACTGCAAAAATACTTACGGGAACGCGGGGCGTCGCCAGTGGAGGTGGCAGAGGCGCAAGAAGTCCTCGATCCGGGTGTTTTAACGATTGGGTTCGCCCGCCGGTTTGCCACCTATAAGCGCGGCACTCTGTTTTTACGCGATATCGAGCGAATTAAGCGAATTTTGCTGGATCTCCATGCCGAGCGCTTTAAGGGCGGGGTACTCGTGGGCCAGAAAAAACGCATGGTGCAGTTTGTGATTGCCGGCAAAGCACACCCCAAAGACACACCCGGTAAGGAAGTCATCCGAGAGATTATCCACTCTATCCGCGAACAGGGACTGGGCCGGCATATCGTCTTTATTCCCAACTACGACATTAATGTGGCGCGGATGATGGTTTCTGGCTGTGATGTCTGGTTGAACACCCCCCGACGCCCACGGGAGGCATCTGGCACCAGCGGCATGAAGGCATCGATGAATGGGCTGCTCAATCTCAGCATCCTTGACGGTTGGTGGGATGAGGCCGATTATGTCCGCACCGGCTGGCCGATTGGTCACGGTGAAGTCTACGACGATCCGGAGTATCAGGACACAGTGGAAGCCAACGCTCTCTATGATCTGCTAGAGCAAGAAGTGGTGCCATTGTTTTATGACCGGGATGAGGAAGGGCTTCCCCGTCGCTGGGTGGCGAAGATGAAAGATGCCATCCGACTCAACTGCCCCCACTTCAACACCGCCCGGATGGTGGGCGAATACGCGATGCGGGCTTATTTCCCAGCGAGCGACCGCTACCGCGATATGACCGCAGACAGCTATGCAGCCGCTAAGACGTTAGCCGGTTGGAAGACGAACCTGTTTAAACACTGGTCTGATATCAAAATTGAAGATATTGATATCGCTGAACCAGCCGATCTACAGGTTAATCAAACCATTCCCGTTAAAGTTCGCTTGAACTTAGCAGGATTAACACCAGATGATTTGCAGGTGGAACTCTATCAAGGGTCGGTGGATGCTAACGGTGAGATTGTTAATGGGATGCCGGTGGTGATGAATTTCCAAGGCAAAGAGAACAGTAGCCTGAGCGTTTACACCGGCAATATCACCTACACCTCCTCCGGTCTTCAAGGGGTTTCCCTACGGGTGCTGCCTCATCACCCACATCTCAGCAGTCCTTATGAACCCAGAGTAGTGCTGTGGGCATAA
- a CDS encoding Uma2 family endonuclease, whose product MAQALLKQLTFDEFIAWYPENSEQHYELHDGVIVEVPKPTGKHSEVAGFIAGEFFLEIRRSQLPYFIPKECVIKPAQESSYEPDVIVLDKQAVENNEPRWGKESILTLGSSICLVVEVVSTNWSDDYALKLEDYEAMGISEYWIVDYLGLGGRRYIGNPKQPTLSIYQLVKGEYKLKQFRENERIESSIFPQLILTAQQIFSARD is encoded by the coding sequence ATGGCTCAAGCCCTACTAAAACAACTAACATTTGATGAATTTATTGCCTGGTATCCAGAAAATTCAGAACAGCACTACGAACTGCATGATGGGGTAATTGTTGAAGTGCCAAAACCAACGGGTAAGCACTCGGAGGTCGCCGGATTTATAGCCGGCGAGTTTTTTCTAGAGATTCGCCGATCTCAACTACCTTATTTCATTCCCAAGGAATGCGTTATCAAGCCGGCACAAGAATCAAGCTATGAACCCGATGTCATTGTGCTAGATAAGCAGGCAGTTGAGAACAACGAACCCCGATGGGGAAAAGAATCTATCCTCACGCTAGGGAGTTCCATCTGTTTGGTTGTAGAAGTTGTTTCAACGAACTGGAGCGATGATTATGCGCTGAAACTAGAAGACTACGAGGCAATGGGAATTTCTGAGTATTGGATTGTAGACTATTTAGGATTAGGCGGCAGGCGCTACATTGGCAACCCCAAACAACCTACACTTAGTATTTACCAGTTAGTTAAAGGCGAATACAAACTTAAGCAATTTAGAGAAAATGAACGAATTGAATCGTCAATATTCCCGCAATTGATCTTGACAGCACAACAGATATTTAGTGCCAGGGATTAA
- a CDS encoding peroxiredoxin codes for MTLPVGTAAPAFTAKDTTGKTVKLSDFAGKTLVLYFYPKDDTPGCTKQACSFRDSYSEYQGKDISVLGVSRDDEGSHQKFTEKFSLPFPLLADTDGTIAKAYDVDGGNYAKRVTYVIDPIGKITQIYEGSNLNTETHAKDILAAMV; via the coding sequence ATGACACTACCTGTTGGAACTGCTGCCCCCGCTTTTACCGCCAAGGATACCACCGGCAAAACCGTCAAACTGTCTGACTTTGCCGGCAAAACACTGGTTCTGTACTTCTACCCCAAAGATGATACCCCCGGCTGCACCAAACAAGCCTGTAGCTTCCGGGACTCCTACTCAGAATATCAAGGCAAAGATATTTCTGTTCTCGGCGTTAGCAGAGATGATGAAGGTTCTCACCAAAAATTCACCGAAAAATTCAGCCTGCCGTTTCCCCTATTGGCTGATACTGATGGCACGATCGCCAAAGCTTACGATGTCGATGGAGGCAATTACGCCAAGCGTGTCACCTATGTGATCGATCCCATTGGCAAAATCACCCAAATCTATGAAGGTTCAAATCTCAACACTGAAACCCACGCCAAAGACATTTTAGCTGCAATGGTCTGA
- a CDS encoding DUF429 domain-containing protein produces MKFLGIDFGWMSGASGLCCLKWQDGALQLLDLTRYSTIEDILAWVDVWAPAPAPAMIAVDAPTLIPNATGMRLPDKLTHKYFGRYHAGCYPANLGSRFAQRTTELGLSLEARGFIHAPIIENQRSERYQIEVFPHPAIVNLFNLERILKYKKGRLSERRLELAKLQQYILNGLPALEPKLDKLSLQNIKNHQDSDIFCDLNTLAGSHLKAVEDRLDALICAYVGAHWWYWGLERNLVLGDHATGYIVIPLRSDNYL; encoded by the coding sequence ATGAAATTTTTAGGAATTGATTTCGGATGGATGTCAGGGGCAAGTGGTTTGTGCTGCTTAAAGTGGCAGGATGGGGCTTTGCAATTACTGGATTTAACCAGGTATTCAACGATTGAAGATATTCTCGCTTGGGTTGACGTTTGGGCACCGGCACCGGCACCGGCAATGATTGCGGTAGATGCACCTACTTTAATTCCAAATGCGACCGGCATGAGATTGCCTGATAAACTGACCCATAAATATTTTGGTCGCTATCATGCCGGCTGCTATCCTGCCAATCTCGGCAGCCGGTTTGCTCAACGCACAACGGAATTAGGGCTGAGTTTAGAAGCGCGGGGTTTTATTCATGCACCGATTATAGAAAATCAAAGAAGTGAACGCTATCAAATAGAAGTGTTTCCTCACCCAGCGATTGTAAATTTATTTAATCTTGAGCGCATCCTTAAATATAAAAAAGGCCGACTTTCAGAACGCCGGTTGGAATTAGCCAAGTTGCAGCAGTATATTTTGAATGGGTTGCCGGCGCTAGAGCCAAAGCTAGATAAATTAAGCTTACAGAATATAAAAAATCATCAAGATTCTGATATCTTCTGCGACCTCAACACCCTTGCAGGCTCCCATCTTAAAGCGGTTGAGGATCGCCTAGATGCGCTAATCTGCGCCTATGTAGGGGCGCACTGGTGGTACTGGGGATTAGAGCGTAATTTAGTGTTAGGTGATCACGCTACCGGCTATATTGTTATTCCTTTAAGAAGTGATAATTATTTATAA
- the trpS gene encoding tryptophan--tRNA ligase, with translation MGKQRVLSGVQPTGNLHLGNYLGAIRNWVEGQSQYENYFCVVDLHAITAPHNPATLAADTYTIAALYLACGIDLNYSSIFIQSHISAHSELTWLFNCITPINWLEDMIQFKEKAVRQGENVNTGLLDYPVLMAADILLYQADRVPVGEDQKQHLELTRDIANRFNHLFCTPEQPVLKLPEPLIRKEAARVMSLTDGTRKMSKSDPSELSRINLLDPPDAITKKIKRCKTDLVRGLTFDDPDRPECRNLLTLYMVLSGKTKEEVAAECQDMGWGQFKPLLTETMIATLQPIQEKYKAVMDDRSYLESVLREGRQKAEAIANDTLLKVKAAMGYSMPL, from the coding sequence ATGGGTAAGCAGCGCGTTCTTTCTGGGGTTCAACCAACCGGCAATCTGCATCTGGGTAACTATCTGGGAGCCATTCGCAACTGGGTAGAAGGGCAGAGCCAGTATGAAAATTACTTTTGTGTGGTGGATTTACACGCAATTACCGCACCGCACAACCCAGCGACGCTGGCGGCAGATACTTACACAATCGCAGCGCTTTATTTAGCGTGTGGCATCGATCTCAATTATTCCAGCATTTTTATCCAGTCCCACATCAGCGCTCATAGCGAACTAACCTGGCTGTTTAATTGCATCACGCCGATCAACTGGCTGGAAGATATGATCCAGTTTAAGGAAAAAGCGGTGAGGCAGGGAGAAAATGTCAACACCGGCTTGCTAGATTACCCCGTGCTGATGGCAGCGGATATTTTGCTTTATCAAGCTGATCGCGTGCCGGTGGGGGAAGATCAGAAGCAACATTTAGAACTAACGCGCGATATTGCCAATCGGTTCAACCATTTATTTTGCACACCAGAGCAGCCGGTTTTAAAGCTGCCAGAACCTCTCATTCGCAAAGAAGCAGCGCGAGTGATGAGTTTGACAGATGGCACCCGCAAAATGTCGAAATCTGATCCTTCTGAATTAAGCCGAATCAACCTGCTTGATCCGCCCGATGCGATTACCAAAAAAATCAAACGCTGTAAAACCGATCTTGTTCGGGGTTTGACGTTTGACGATCCCGATCGTCCTGAGTGCCGGAACTTACTCACCCTTTATATGGTGCTTTCTGGGAAGACAAAGGAGGAAGTTGCAGCAGAGTGTCAGGATATGGGATGGGGTCAATTTAAACCCTTACTGACTGAAACGATGATCGCAACGCTGCAACCGATTCAGGAAAAATATAAAGCAGTGATGGATGATCGCAGCTATTTGGAATCCGTGTTGCGGGAAGGAAGACAAAAGGCAGAGGCAATCGCCAATGACACGCTTTTAAAGGTTAAAGCTGCAATGGGTTATTCCATGCCCCTTTAA